Proteins encoded within one genomic window of Anaerolineae bacterium:
- a CDS encoding cobalamin-binding protein translates to MALLEELSQALINGNAPKTRELTQKAIDEGMAPGKVLNEGL, encoded by the coding sequence ATGGCTTTACTGGAGGAACTCTCGCAGGCACTGATCAACGGCAACGCCCCCAAGACCAGGGAGCTGACCCAGAAGGCGATCGATGAGGGGATGGCCCCGGGTAAGGTGCTCAACGAGGGGCTGAT